A genomic window from Mesorhizobium sp. CAU 1732 includes:
- a CDS encoding GNAT family N-acetyltransferase: MSEPTIRPLSEGDHADWKRLWTDYLTFYKASVSESVYASTWKRLFTPGEFEPRGFIATIDGKAVGLVHYLDHRSCWSEVNNCYLQDLFSDPGARGKGVGAALIKAVKQEAASRGITNVYWMTHETNDTARRLYDRVARRTGFIEYDLL, from the coding sequence ATGTCAGAGCCGACGATCCGCCCCTTGTCCGAAGGCGACCACGCCGACTGGAAGCGCCTCTGGACCGACTATCTCACCTTCTACAAGGCGAGCGTTTCCGAAAGCGTCTACGCCTCGACCTGGAAGCGCCTCTTCACGCCGGGCGAGTTCGAGCCGCGCGGCTTCATCGCCACCATCGACGGCAAGGCCGTCGGCCTCGTCCACTATCTCGACCACCGCTCCTGCTGGTCGGAGGTCAACAATTGCTACCTGCAGGATTTGTTCTCCGACCCAGGCGCACGCGGCAAGGGCGTCGGCGCAGCACTGATAAAGGCCGTGAAACAGGAGGCCGCGTCCAGGGGCATCACCAACGTCTACTGGATGACGCACGAGACCAACGACACCGCCCGCAGGCTCTACGACCGCGTCGCAAGGCGGACGGGGTTCATCGAGTACGATCTGCTATGA
- a CDS encoding type II toxin-antitoxin system VapC family toxin: MIRQTLVVDASVAIKWVVPEADSSNAEALVGSYRLIAPQLIYAECANIVWKMMRRGELSGGEAMRATTVIDDFAVQTASMRELVPLSVDLSVRLDHAVYDCFYIALAQLEECRLITADARLHRKVQSLLRPDEARLCIMLGDFDPAS, translated from the coding sequence GTGATCCGGCAGACACTCGTCGTTGATGCGAGTGTTGCGATCAAATGGGTGGTCCCCGAGGCTGATTCCAGCAATGCGGAAGCCTTGGTTGGCTCGTATCGGCTCATAGCGCCGCAACTCATCTATGCGGAATGCGCCAACATCGTATGGAAGATGATGCGGCGCGGCGAGCTATCGGGAGGCGAGGCGATGCGAGCAACGACGGTGATCGATGATTTCGCCGTGCAGACCGCTTCGATGCGGGAGTTGGTCCCGCTTTCCGTCGATCTCTCGGTTCGGTTGGATCATGCGGTCTATGACTGTTTCTACATCGCGCTTGCGCAACTGGAAGAGTGTCGGCTGATCACGGCCGACGCCAGGCTGCATCGCAAGGTACAATCGCTTCTGCGGCCGGACGAAGCGCGGTTGTGCATCATGCTCGGCGACTTCGATCCCGCATCATAG
- a CDS encoding VWA domain-containing protein — translation MFIPFFLELKAAKVPVSLREYLTLLEGMEADLVTYDVEGFYYLSRAALVKDERHIDRFDQVFGHVFKGVEAVSGEGAVDVANLPEEWLRRLAEKHLTDEEKKLVEALGGFEKLMETLKARLEEQKGRHQGGSKWIGTAGTSPFGAYGYNPEGVRIGQHESRHRRAVKVWDKREFKNFDDSVELGTRNIKVALKRLRRWVREGSLEELDLPGTIHATAEHGYLDVQTRPERRNAVKLLMFFDVGGSMDDHIKIVEELFSAARAEFKHMEYFYFHNCLYEGVWKDNRRRHAETIPTMDVLHKYGHDYKVIFVGDASMSPYEIAYAGGSVEHWNPEAGVVWMSRVIAQWPNAVWLNPIKEKHWGYTHSIGMIRELVSQRMYPLTLRGLENATRELSRKH, via the coding sequence ATGTTCATACCCTTCTTCCTCGAGCTCAAGGCAGCCAAGGTTCCGGTCTCGCTGCGCGAGTATCTCACCCTGCTCGAAGGCATGGAAGCCGATCTCGTCACCTACGACGTCGAGGGCTTCTACTATCTGTCGCGCGCGGCACTGGTGAAGGACGAGCGCCACATCGACCGCTTCGACCAGGTCTTCGGCCACGTCTTCAAGGGCGTCGAGGCGGTGTCGGGCGAAGGCGCGGTCGATGTCGCCAACCTGCCCGAGGAATGGCTGCGCCGGCTCGCCGAAAAGCACCTCACCGACGAGGAAAAGAAGCTGGTCGAGGCGCTCGGCGGTTTCGAGAAGCTCATGGAGACGCTTAAAGCACGCCTCGAAGAGCAGAAAGGCCGCCACCAGGGCGGCTCAAAATGGATCGGCACCGCCGGCACCTCGCCCTTCGGTGCCTATGGCTACAATCCCGAAGGCGTGCGCATAGGCCAGCACGAGAGCCGCCACCGCCGCGCGGTCAAGGTCTGGGACAAGCGCGAGTTCAAAAACTTCGACGATTCCGTCGAGCTCGGCACCCGCAACATCAAGGTCGCGTTGAAGCGGCTGCGGCGTTGGGTGCGCGAGGGAAGCCTGGAGGAGCTGGACCTGCCCGGCACGATCCACGCGACGGCCGAGCATGGCTATCTCGATGTCCAGACCCGGCCCGAGCGGCGCAATGCGGTCAAGCTCCTGATGTTCTTCGATGTCGGCGGCTCGATGGACGACCACATCAAAATCGTCGAGGAACTGTTTTCGGCCGCCCGGGCCGAGTTCAAGCACATGGAATATTTCTACTTCCACAACTGCCTCTACGAGGGCGTCTGGAAGGACAACCGCCGCAGGCATGCCGAGACGATCCCGACGATGGACGTGCTCCACAAATACGGCCACGACTACAAGGTGATCTTCGTCGGCGACGCGTCGATGAGCCCCTACGAGATCGCCTATGCGGGGGGCTCGGTGGAGCACTGGAATCCCGAGGCGGGCGTGGTCTGGATGAGCCGCGTCATCGCGCAATGGCCGAACGCCGTGTGGCTCAACCCGATCAAGGAAAAGCACTGGGGCTACACGCACTCGATCGGGATGATCCGCGAGCTCGTCTCGCAGCGCATGTACCCGCTGACGCTGCGCGGGCTGGAAAATGCGACCAGGGAACTGTCCCGAAAGCATTGA
- the msrB gene encoding peptide-methionine (R)-S-oxide reductase MsrB, with the protein MDTHTYPVTRTDAEWRALLTPEQYQVMRQHGTERPGSCALLYEKRAGTFSCVGCDQPLFESTLKFESGTGWPSFNDPLPGSVETTEDRSYGMVRTECHCATCGSHLGHVFPDGPPPTGLRYCINGVALKFEAA; encoded by the coding sequence ATGGACACCCACACCTATCCCGTCACCCGCACCGATGCGGAATGGCGCGCGCTGCTGACGCCGGAGCAGTATCAGGTCATGCGCCAGCATGGCACGGAGCGCCCCGGCAGTTGCGCCCTGCTCTACGAAAAGCGCGCCGGCACGTTTTCCTGTGTCGGCTGCGACCAGCCTCTGTTCGAATCGACGCTGAAATTCGAGAGCGGCACCGGCTGGCCGAGCTTCAACGACCCCCTTCCCGGCTCCGTCGAGACCACGGAAGACCGCAGCTACGGCATGGTCCGCACGGAATGCCATTGCGCCACCTGCGGCAGCCACCTCGGCCACGTCTTCCCCGACGGCCCACCCCCCACCGGCCTGCGCTACTGCATCAACGGCGTCGCGCTGAAATTCGAGGCGGCCTGA